GTTCGAAAGATTGCATAAGGTGGCAAATGTAAGAATAACCCTGTTATTTAAACCATCCTTTGCGCCAGAAATATATGATTTGTAATATGGCGATTAGGCCCATAACGATTATGGTGTACAAATAGCCATGCTCTTTATAAAGTTCTGGCATGTTTTGAGGCAATAATTTTCCAGTTATAGGATCAGCACTGGCAAAGTTCATCCCATAGATACCGGCAATAAAAGTTAAAGGGATAAAAATAGATGAAATAATGGTTAGCACCTTCATAATCTCATTCATTCTATTGCTGATGATGGACAGATACATATCAATATTACTGGCCGAAATCTCTTTCAATGACTCTACCATATCGATAATTTGTATGCAATGATCATAAGCATCACGGATATACATTTTAGTCTGATCAGGGATGAGCAGACTGTCGCTTCTCAGTATGTCACTCAATTTATCTCTTTCTGGCCAAACTACCCTTCTTACATTAATCAAATTTCGTTTAACCCGTTGGGTGTCATACATCACACTTCTATCTGGTTTATCAAATAACCGATCCTCTATAAGGTCCAGTTCTTCCCCCCATGCACCCAATATCACAAAATAAGTATCAATAATGATATCCATTATTGCATACATCAAATAGCTGCTGCCTGCAATTCGGATGTTTCCTTTCCCTGCGATCAGCCTCGCACGAACCGGATCTAAACAATCTTTATAGCCCTCTTGAAATGTAAACAATGTATTTTGCATTAAAATAAAAGAAACCTGGTCATTATCCATATTCTTTTGTTCATCAAAATGAAGCATTCTGCTAATTGCAAAATCGTATTTACCGTATTCTTCCAGCTTTGGTCTTTGATTTGGAGTCGTAATGTCTTCCAAAATCAATCTATTGATTCCAAAATCATTATTCAAGGTTTCAAACAAATCCAAAGATCCTAAGCCTTTAATTTCTATCCAATAATTAAACTCACTATTGGTAATTACCCTTGATAGATTTTCAATATTATCCAATTCCTT
This is a stretch of genomic DNA from Candidatus Pedobacter colombiensis. It encodes these proteins:
- the corA gene encoding magnesium/cobalt transporter CorA; the protein is MSKSAKHKRKRKNYSLRMAGSSPGIVYIDEQALKPIIIFHTYNDYTYEVKELDNIENLSRVITNSEFNYWIEIKGLGSLDLFETLNNDFGINRLILEDITTPNQRPKLEEYGKYDFAISRMLHFDEQKNMDNDQVSFILMQNTLFTFQEGYKDCLDPVRARLIAGKGNIRIAGSSYLMYAIMDIIIDTYFVILGAWGEELDLIEDRLFDKPDRSVMYDTQRVKRNLINVRRVVWPERDKLSDILRSDSLLIPDQTKMYIRDAYDHCIQIIDMVESLKEISASNIDMYLSIISNRMNEIMKVLTIISSIFIPLTFIAGIYGMNFASADPITGKLLPQNMPELYKEHGYLYTIIVMGLIAILQIIYFWRKGWFK